In the genome of Candida albicans SC5314 chromosome 6, complete sequence, the window GATAATTGGATAGATTGTTGTGGGCTATGTGTTGCTTCGTGGTCTTTTGTTTCCATTTCgtgatttcaaaatccaAGTTTGTATAAGTATCAGGGCAAACTCGTAATTCCATTTACTTATTGTTACTTGATctataatgaaaaaaaacaattaaaaRGATAATTATCAAAGATTAAGAGTTCTCTCtctattttcaaataatcaatggTATTTGGATCTTTTGCAGTATAATGTAGCtgagaaatcaaaaaaaaaaattggtgattctaaattgattgataattaGTGAAGACGAAATTAAACGAATGActctctttctttaattAGAATAGGAATTTAGCAATAAAGGAATGACTAGAATAAATGGGAAATGGAATTTAACAGATATAACTAATTAACTaactaaaagaaaaatttagaaatacaaaaatatgTGCTGATCTAGAGgctatatatatattggAGTATTTGTAATTATGTTATTAACAAAGTACGACAACCAACGAACTGGAATTTCAgtaattcatttatttcatGCTTTggcttattttttttttctttttctattataaaacaaatgtGCATGttgaattaaattgaataagccaattaaagaaatttagACTAACTAGATATGTTTGgcttaattttttgttacTGAAACTATTTTTTGCCGAATACAATAATAGTTTTGTCGCCATTTTCGCTATCTCCATTCTCTCATATTCCGGGGTGGGAGAGAAAGATAGAAGACTTTTTTGGGTTAGGAGAAGTTaggaacaacaataatggGTGTAGTAGTTAACTATGAGAATTTACTCATGTTACATATAGTGTAAGAGTTAAATGGATCATTCCGGCAGAATAAATTAGTAAGAAAGAATATGCAAATGTAGAAATGGTTAAATAAWTTTTTTAGTTGTCGcaaaaacagaaacaaaagTGGAAtcagaaaaaaagaaagaaagggTAACAATAGCGAAtctcccttttttttctttttcttcttttctttctttccgCCGCCACCGCCGCCACCGCTAAATTGTTCTTCCAGTGGAGTTTAGtacaagaaagaaaaaacttAAAAATAGAACCCTGCTTTCACCCCCTTCAAATTCCATttaattggaattggaattggttTTAACACAAAGATACACAAACTACACTCAGACGAGcaaataaaccaaaaacaCAAAGCTTATCACACCTATTCAAAGCACCATTACAACGACCAAGggaatttgaattgttcaaattttATAACAATACTTTTGCTTAGCCGTGGGTTTCCATGCATGACCTTTTTATATCGATGTATCATgttctttctttatcttCCTCTTCTCGATTCACCAATCTCAAACTCATGGTGTAAATCTTAGGTTGTGTGGGTAAATCCTTTGAAATAACACCAAGAGAGCAGATGAAAGATCTGAAACCGTTAGTGAATCAGTAGTTTCACATTGATAGCAACAAAGCAATTTAGAGGCAAGtggatgaagaaaaagatccGCTATTGTTTGTTATGTTATGGAACAGTTTGTAATAGTTGTTACACTTTTGAATGAGTCCAGATTTCAAgagttttttatttttacgTGATCACATCTGAAACgcaatttcatttcttctACTGCTACGCCAACAGTTTTCTGAGTTGAAATTGCCACTTCATGTTCAACTCAAAGTTAACTCTAACAGCAATTACAACAATGCATTTacctgttgttgtttccaTTTTGTAATGCTATAGTCAACCTTGAGTTATGACAGTGAGATAATAGCCTAGCGAATAGCTTATATTGCGTGCAGATATATATCATTTACGTTAAATTGTATTGTTTGGAAACCCAGAGTAAACTAAACTAGTTGAACTATTAGTGTTTGCGAATAAATATAGCAGTTGATTCTGTGTGGGAGAGTGGgtttttgtaaattataATGTCAGATCCTTTGTTTGGTCAGGTTAACAGTGAACACAAATCTACCAAAGTGTTTGAATAGAGTATTTACTGCATTGAAATtatgaaatattttctCAGTCTGCTTTCATTGCTTGGTGTCTCTTTTCTTCTACTATTCTTTTGACATAAGGGGGGCCCAAAGAACTTGTAGATAATCAGGATCTCTTGATTGATCTGTCTATATTAATATTGTAATTGATCAACCAGCAAAGAACTGTGGTTTTATAGACcacaattgattaatcgacataaatcaaatcaagatttacaagtttaaaacaacaacctgAATAATAATCTCACAAAAATAAGTAGCAAGGCTCTATAAGGGGGGGAAGGAAGGAACAGACAAACAAAGATCTGCAGCagcaaataatattaaatcgAATAAATCtatttgctttttttttgttcttttgaTCTGCAACTCCTATTTTCGCTTTCTTTTGCTGTTTCTATGTAAAACTTGTAACAAGAGTGAATTGTAACAGCATAGccattgataatattgtaCATTTTGTTTCCATGCAATGTCAGATCTCGTAACCACCGGAGTTTCAGAAATGTTACtttcttgtttgtttttcgAACGTGAAGCAagataatttcaattaaaattatatcaTTAGTTAAGGTACAGATACGAGTCACAgggaatttttcaataccGCAATTGGTAGTAGCTAAAACTTGTATCCACTAACTTGAGTTGGGTAACATGTTGTTTCTGGTAACTAAAAGCACCTGACTGCCCAAAATGCATACATTCGAAAAACCATTGCAAGATATCACCTGAGGTTTTTTTCTAtctgcaaaaaaattaacatCTGTTTCAAACAagataaaaacaataagCGAAGCATCCTAAAAATAGTAACAAGCTTTTGATAACTCGAAACTAAGTGTGGTCTATCAAGCATTCAACTATATGACAAATTGAACTTTACTTACTCCTGGTGGTGTAGGTTTGGTGAAGATAtgcatttgaaattgttgggTATTTTGCGATTACGTCAGTCTCTGCTTCTAAATATATTTAGTTAAGTCTAGGTTTTATTTTGTGTATTAAGAATATGTATATGAAATGTCATCCTTCTTCAAGTACTATTAATAGATTACCGAGTTAGGTATAATTATAGGCATCCTTATGATTGTAGGTAAAGAAGATAAGGTACGACTCTCAATGGTCGTTTGAATTATAGTGCTTCTAATGCCATTCTCTCACCAACTCTAACCCTAGAGAAGATCAAACTATCTGATTTTCTGACAATTGTTGCAATATCCATATCAATTACAACATAAAACGTGATTTGGAAACTACAATTAGACGAAAATCCACTTGAATATGTACAAATGACATGTTTATTCTGTAGCTTCCTATTTCCTCTTACTCAATTACATTCCTTTTCCCATTACATACAGTTTGATTCAGttgtaattcaatttctaaCTAGAATTGTTCCCAAAATCAAGTAACTGCAAACGagacaaagaaagaaaaaattagcaacaataataacatgAAACAAtagccaaaaaaaagggggcATAATGATAAAGTGGGGATAAAAGTAAGGGaaacaattaaacaataaatagaaacaatatcaaaatgCAAGTCATTTATCTCCTTATTTCAGTTAATGTCCAATTGTGTTCTTAAAAATAtgcatttttttatttggacTTTTGAAATCTATAACTCTTCTCAAGAAAACTACCCAACAATTTCTATAATTCCAGACTTGCAATTTTcttctcctttttttttcatgtagttgttgttgttgtctcTTTAGCAAATGAAGCATTTACCTGGTTTTGGAAGTTGCTTTGTAATGGGTTGTCCTTTTTAGTTTGTTAGTTAGTTGTCTGCAAGAAACTTACATAAATGTCAAATCCCGCCTTGACTCTGAAACGTAATTGCAAAACTAAAAGCAGAAAAATTGCAACACAGttacagaaaaaaaaaagtacaTTAGAATTACTACATGTTATCAAtgataattaattaattgtttggATATCTCTTCTAAAATGTCAGATATTATGGAAGCACTACATAGTTGTATTTACCATAATaattgtatatatataatatactTTTGCTGTTGAGAGGCTTTGTAGGAGTCTAACTTCCTGGTGTATTCCCAAAACCAAACGTTTCCTCTATGAATTTTGGGTGCGAACAAAAATATTAGTTGTATATTAATCAAACATCAAAATAAGGTTAAATTATAACGACTAGTATCTGAAttaaactttttctttcaaataaagTAGAGAACGGAAACTTTCCAGTAGACTTTGATTGGATAAACCGATTCTAGATCAGTAGGAgtaaaattctttttttttttaattaaaattttgctgaaaaataaatgcaAAACTTTCTACCTGGCTTTGTAGTTATAGTTCACAACAAGGCTGTAGATATAACAAACAATTTAGTACAACTACCGTCTTAGATGTAGTCACATCCTTACAATCTACAAATATTCAAGCAAGGAAACTCGAACTCTGTATACAATTTCATAGTATTTCGTTGCAAAAGTGTTAAAACTCATTCATTTTTCGTTAATCAAGCTATGAGGAAAAGACTAACATTGAATCTAGACTCTATAATAAAGTTAattttttagtttagtAAGAATAagttgaaatcaaaatgaatACCAAGACCTTTAACGATACGAGTTATCTCctatttttcaattacaCGGAAATTGAATAACAGGCGTCCCAGTTATACTACATCATCTCGAGCATCAAATCTAACTATTATCAAAAAACCAACAAGAATAAATAGTTTAATTAGTTTGGACGACAACACTAATAACACACATGGGTTTAAGATCCATTTACAATATGAGTTTGAGATTTGTTTCGGTATTGAACAGATTTCTCTTTAGGTTTTATGTTTGGTGCCGTATAACAATAACAGTAGGAATAAAGTTATACTAAaagttaatttattaaccTGCCGAGCGGAAGTTGTAGAATTATAAGACcgatttattgatttgaatcGATGTAATTGGTTAATACTAATCCCATATTATAGTTTTTTAGTACGggtaagaaaaaaaaagatactAAAGGACAAtagaaacaataaaaaaaatggttattatttttcaatttttataaaaaagCGTAAAATTGCCGTCTAGACTTTGTATTATTCTTGTGATTATTGTGTTCACTGTAACCTtagataataatatttcaatcaTCGTCAATAAtatgtaataataatattgttaaATGCTTTCATTTGTGTAGCACCAATTCTCAACCGAGCTTCGCAAACAACATAAAGAACGTCAAATGGAAAGGAGTAATACATAATAGATgattgaagaaaagaacTCGTTTCCTTTCTCCTATTTTGATAGAATCGGTTTGAAGATTTCCGCTTCAACTCTAAGCACTGTGGCTTTTTGCTTTATACTTTAAGTGTTTTTcagtgaaaaaaaagtatcaaatatttttgttgggTTGGTAGaattgtgaaaaaaaaattttgtaattcatTCCAACTTTTACAGTCTCTTAACCAACGTTGATAAAATTCtgtaattttgaaatttgtgATGTGTATATAGGGAATGGTGGAGAAGCCAGTGCTATATAATCTGTGGTGATGACGTAGTAGCAAGATAAGCGATGAAAGAAGTTGAAATTGTGACAGGTATGCTGGCTGATTTGCAAGGctaataaagataaagatgTTATGGGGCTTATCGGTTGTAAGTATAGGTGATGAGTTGCTGTTGTAGTAAAATGAAGATCAATCATATCATGTCATCAACAACTGTACTCAATTAATGTATGTGATTTATGCAGGAaggacaaaaaaaaaacaaactaaaCAATAGAGGTTACCAAATTCGATCATAAAGACAAgcaaaaataatactaaaagaaaaaagaaatacagCACACCAAAAACCGCCCCATAAAATTTCTactttatttctttcttttacCAAAAGTTTATCAAGTtgtaatattattattattatagtGAAGCCGAGGAATAGTAATGGTTAGtaataattgaaagaagaaaccaACTCAAAATTAAGGTGGATTAGAAACAACTTATTATTAACTAAAGGGGAGTGAGTGGATGGGACCAGTTCCCAATTAGTATAGAAAATAGTCGAAAATGTAACGACAGAGagagtagtagtagtaaacTCTAAATAGGAGAATTATTGCAAAGTAATACCAGCCgacaaaataataattcaattttcttttttttgtgttatatcaagaaaaaaaaaaagaaccaAAATTTGACCATTTTCTGAAtattatgaaatttttctaCATTTTTACACgaaataattttttgttctcATATCTACCATATGTCTTTTATAATATagtaatataatatataaacaTACTGCAATTCCCCTTCTTAATTTCactttaaaaattttttctgATTTTTCCCTTCTccccttcttcttttgaaattttttttttaatttctttcaaaCTTCATTTATCAAACTCAGTACTTAACTTTAGTCGTTCCTTCAAATACTCGAAAGTAATCATTACTACTAATATTACTACAAAGTAACTTACCCAATCGTTAAACTACATTTATAAAGTTAACTACAATTAAAACTTTTACATTCATTTACAAAATCATAGTATAACTGATTGTTTTCTTACCTTTAGGTATGTATATTATCCACATATTTGATGTTCTTAACTTAGAATACACTagtatttcttcttcttcttttattcAATCAAAAACCCACTGTGGCATATGAACAAGTATTCAATATTGAGTGGTTCTAGCCACAGATAAGATAGCATTCAACATGACAAatctactactactttACGTATTCCTCactattatcaatatctaCAACCCCTACTACCAAGCAAAACATCTACCAAACAATTTACAAGTGAGTCATCACTTATCACTTAATTCCTGATATCATCTTatttaatatcaatttttattggGCAACAATTTTGcataattttgatgaagGAATTGTCCATGGCATTACTATTGTCTGTTCAATTTACTTTGCATTGTTTCATTGACAAGTGAAGGTTATTACACaaacaccaaaaaataatctATGCTACCAAAAGcctttgttttgtttttgcttTTCTCGTCAACAAATTATGTGCAGTACTTCCAGCACTgttataatttttgttttttgggaattggaaaaaaagTAGGCGTCGTCTAAGTTACATGCAGGAATTCTTTCTCACTCACTCAACAACTGAAATTTGCCTTGTATTATAATTGTTTCACAAAGACACGCCCTAAaaatgttttatttttactCGGTTGGtatctatttttttcttccccCTTTTAATTACGGAACACTTGAGGTACACACACATTTTCATACACCACCATGAATCTtgaattttctttatctcCCTTTAGTTGCCAATTCACTACTAAAACAATTTTCTCTACATTTGTTTTATGTTTGCTACCAATTTCACAATTTTGTCTCACATTTGTCATGCAATAGAAATCAATGTTTTactttatttgttttttgtttatattaCGTGTGGTTCCAGCACAATTACCAAtatgatttatttatatgtCATTCACCCtttcaaatgaattgaataagaagaagaaaatacaATCCATATTGATTCTTTCCAATATACTAACATCAATAACTGTTTCTTTTAGTCGttcctttttttataattcaCTTGTTTGTCATATAGTCTCAACTGTACATTCGTTTTTCAACTACTgttcatttattttaattatcAATGAGATTTTCACAAGCTACTGTTTTAGCCTTTGCAGCTTTATCGTTAGCTGCTCCAGCTTTTGAAGCTGACAATAAAAACATCAAAAGAGAAGATTGTGACAAAACTTCTTTTCATGGTCACCACAAACATAAGAGAGCTGTTGCTTACGACTACGCTTATGTTACCGTTACTGTTGATGGGAACGGTAATCCTATCACTACTGTCAGTCCAGTTCTTTctattgaaacaattgcTAAATCCGAAGAAACTTCATCTacttcaacttcaatttcttcaactaCCACCATCGTTCAAAATGATTCATTGACTTCTGATGAACCAAAAACCCTTTCCCTTCCATCTGGTACTATTAAACCATCCTCATTTGCCACCGAATCTCAATCTCAATCTCAATCATCTTCAACTGGTGGTTCTGGTTCTGGTTCTACCAATGGTATTGAAGGTGATTTGGCAGCTTTTGAAGATCCAACTGAAGAATTCGAAGATGGTGTTTTATCTTGTAGTGATTTCCCTTCAGGTCAAGGTGTCATTCCTTTAGATCACTTAGGTTTTGGTGGTTGGTCCGGTATTGAAAATTCCGATGGTTCTACCGGTGGTAATTGTAAAGAAGGTTCTTACTGTTCTTATGCTTGCCAAAGTGGTATGTCCAAGACTCAATGGCCAGAAGATCAACCAAGTAACGGTGTTTCCATTGGTGGATTATTGTGTAAGAATGGTAAATTATACAAATCCAGTACCAGATCCAATTACTTATGTGAATGGGGTGTCAAGAAAGCTAATGTTGTCAACAAATTGAGTGAAACTGTTGCCATTTGTAGAACTGATTACCCAGGTACTGAAAATATGGTTATTCCAACCGTTGTTGGAGGTGGTAGTACTTCTGTCATTACCGTTGTTGATCAAAGTACTTATTACACTTGGAGAGGTGGTGCTACTTCTGCTCAATATTACGTCAACAATGCCGGTGTTTCTTGGGAAGATGGTTGTGTTTGGGGTACTCCAGGTTCCGGTGTTGGTAACTGGGCTCCATTGAATTTTGGTGCTGGTTATGCTAATGGTATTGCTTACTTGTCCTTGATTCCAAATCCAAACAACCGTGATTCATTGAATTTCAAAGTCAAAATTGTTGGTGAATCAGGCTCTACCGTTAGTGGATCATGTTCTTATGCAAACGGTAAATTCAACGGTAATAGTGATGACGGTTGTACCGTTGGTGTTACTTCTGGTGAAGCTGACTTTGTCTTGTATAATTAGTGAGATTGAGAAAAGTACAAGATACCcctttttctcttcttcctttatattgttttttttaaaaagaatagtgtttgttttcaagttagtgtttttttaaaatttctttctaattatatcaatatGCTTTTTTATTTGCATTCTgcttgctttttttttagtttttatttttaaagtAGAAGTTTATAGTTACTGTTGTTTACTTTAAATCGTTGTATTAtcgttttttttaattaatatattaCTTAAACATAAATTTACTAAATGCTAAGTCTATTATTTGTATGTAGTGTTTACCCTCCTTTTCTTCTTAGGCAATGATTAACCAAAACTTCTGCCAAAGATTTTTCGGTGGTGGCACATCAAATTCGATATCATTAATATCTCTAACTCCAGTATCAATATCACATTCCTCCAAAGGTATCAACACATTACTCCATTTCCATGCTTGTTTGCCAAACccgaaaaagaaaaaatgaaacataATCCaccaaacaacaaagacAATTAATGATACATAAGCAGTAAAGAAATCGGTGGCATTGAAATCCCAAAACACAGTAAAACCTTGAATTAATGCTACTGTAAACACAACTATAGCAGCATAATAGGCACTATAGGGCATAAAGAAAGCTTTGAAAGGTAGAGTATCTCTACTGATACCTCGTTGTTTGAGAACTTGCATAAATCGGATATGACTAACAGAAATGAACCCCCAAGCAACCAACCCCGCTGTGGCAGCAATATTTAAAAGccaattgaaaacaacCGTGCCATCATTGGAAACCACTAGATACCCCAATGCACCAAATGCAGCAGTAAATAATACTGCAACATAAGGAACACCAGCTTTAGTAGTGCTAAGGAAAATCTTTGGTGCTACTCCTGATTCAGCCAATCCAtaaaaaattcttgatcCCGCATAAACGGTAGAATTACCAGCTGAGATAATGGTTGTGACAATGACGGCATTGAAAATGTGTGGTAAAACTTTCGTACCGGAATTTTCCATAGCAATAAGGAATGGAGAGTTTCTTGTAAAGCCGCCATCTTCAGTTAATTTGGGGTCATTATAGGGAACCAAAAGACCAATGAAAAGCATACACAAGACATAAAACACCAAAATTCTGAACATGACTTTACGAATGGCACTTTTGAGGGCTTTTGGTGAGGCTTCACCAGCAGTGATAGCAACCAATTCAGTACCTTGGAAGGTGAAAACAGCATTGATAAGACCATTGATGAAAGCAATAGCATACTTTCCGTTATTCAGAACTATCATTCCATCACCCCATGCATACCCATTTCGCCAATAACGGAACCCCACAGGACCAGTTTTACCAGCCCCACATACCATACAAAACGCATAAATGATCCAGCCTATCACCGCAGTCAATTTTATCGATGCCAtccaaaattcaatttctccaTAAAACTTCACGGGGAATAAATTGAGCGCAGTcaataaaacaaagaatATTGAGATCCATGCCGCTAGTGGGATGGCATCTGTCCAAAATTGTATGACTTGACCAACGATCGATAGTTCCAACCCAAATGTGATGGCCCATGACCAACCATATAACCAACCATTGGCGGCACCGCAACTCTTGGACACCCAACGTGTtataaattgaacaaaGGATCCAGATACAGGGATATATGTAGCCATCTCACCAAGAGATTGGGTGACAGAGAAACAAATTGTTGtgacaaataaaaatgaaatcaagGACATTACCGGGCCAGCTAAAAGTATTTTGTTAgtaaaatcaacaacaaatacagtgtattttctattttgaTACCGGGAGGTGGCAGCTTATACATACTTTGTGAAAGTAAATGACCGGTACTTATAAATAATCCTGTTCCAATGGTACTATAATTATGTTAGCAATTGATACCAAAAATAACTTGTCTTGCTTTTAAAGTTGCAAAAACATCGTAGGATTTGATCTTTATCTTTTATACATACCTACCAATACCTATCATTGCCACATGTCTTGCTTTCAAATCTCTTTTCACTTCTCCATGGGAATCATATTCAGTTATACGGtcattattgatttgatcaatAAAAATCTCATTCTTATCTGATGGTGGTGTTATTGATTGttcaatatctttatatattgaattatcTGAATCTGTCCCTATAGTTCGAGGTTTTTCTTTAAGTAAAACCATGGTTTAACAAGCTGATAAGTTGAATACGGCTAGcttctaaaaaaaacaaaaaaacaaaagaacaAATTTGTTCTAAATTTCGATAAATAAAGTGATCACAAACTTTTTATACATCAAAAatacaacaagaaattaataaaaactATCCCCATACTAAaccaattattattttatgcTAGTGTTATTGTCCCCATTGTTAATCTTTTGAATTCTAGCTCTGACAATACTAATAACCCAATCTAATTGGTCAGAAAGGACCAAGAAATGTTTGTGTTATTCTCCTAACAATAGTATTAAACTGAGTTTTAGATAATTCTTTGTTGaattgtgtttttttttatgttttttcTCGATTCACTTTGTGATGAGTACaaccaagaagaagagttTAAAGTTTAGTTTCAAAATCCAACTCGTGGGTGGATTTGTGTGTTGAAAGATGAAACGAAATTGATACTTTTGTAAACTAAGAATTGGTAGTAAATGGTAAATATTCTTGTGTAGTAGGACCAAGAATCGTAGTCAATTGTATTGAACCAACTAMWAATGagatttaaaaatgaacaaaCAGTAGgatcaaaatgaaataaaatcacatgaaattgatttaccCAATGCTCGGATCGTAGCATCTCAATCTTCAAACGAAGTTCATTTATATATGTACGTGTATATGTATGGTTTAGTCTTTGGTTTACCCGAAGAAAGCAATACTCAGCTGGAAAGTATAGAtacaatcaacaacagcaaagAACCCTTAGATGAGCTTGCTTCAAATCTCACACGGTTGTAATAATTATGTAATCCATTGTTTTGCTCGGAGATTTGGTGTATATCATTATATTTMTTATGTAATCCATTGTTTTGCTCGGAGATTTGGTGTATATCATTATATTTCTGGCCATGACTGGAAACATATAGAAGTTGCAAGATAAAGGtctattattttcaacTAGTCAGAATTTAAGATTGGTCATTAAACCCTGTAGGATTATGTTCTCTAAAATTGTTGAGTAATTATCAGGTTTCTATGATTATGGGCgttgttttaataatacttCACCATTTAACAGCTGTATAATTCACATATACTAACAGTTAGTATCCTTTTAAAGTAAAAGAGTAAATGAACCgaactgaaaaaaagacaaaataaaaacaattttttggttAATCATACCGGTggtctctttttttttatcgtATATCATTTAAGCTTTAAAAATACGTATCAGCCGATTGAGATGATTCATAACCTATGCAATGAtcatcaaacaaaaaaccGACTGATACGCAGCGCATTGTTTGGACTCGCTGTCACAAAATAAATAGCATAATGTCAGTGCCGCCCGAGGCGGGATGATAGCCCAAAATATTTTCGTATCTCCTGATGTAACATACATTCCTGAATTCTTTCTATTGTTGAGTTTTCTAACAATTTAGGTTGTTTGACTCAGAGTCAATGACTTCTTTTTGTTGCCTATCGCAAAAGCAGAATGACTACGATTCCGTTTTCTTATAATTATCGGctattttaaaaaagttCAAATTGACTTAAAAAATCTTGCAGGTGGATTCAAAAAACTCCGAGAGTGATTAAACTTGCAATAGTTAAAATGCCAGCGATTACTAATGTTTCTAATGCTCTATTCTCACCTGATCTAACTATATTATAAGCCATCTGTTTGTTAGTTAAGGAATGTTAACTAAATTAATGGCTAAATAGTGAAATTACTGTTAACACTACAAATAAagttaaataatttttaaagaGAGGGGCTTAAACAGCTAAACTATTTTTGACTAATAAAAAAGCAAATTGTTAATATCTCTTACACTTGCGTTATTGAAACTGCAAAAAACTTGTCTTTGAACAAAAATCGTGTAATTTTAAGAAATAACAAAGAAATGAGATAAGCATTGGAAAGCCTGTCTTTAATTTTGGTTACAGATAGTTCTCGATAATACTCTCTTCTGTGAACAAATATTACAAACTTTAAAAGTAAATCTTTGTATTGACAACAAGAGAactttgatttatttttgaaactctacaaaaacaattatagAAACTCtcttattataattttattttgagaTTTCATAAATGTCGAGGAACAGGAAAATCAGTTTTCtgattgattttcaattgaaattgtcttttgttggtggtggtgtaGTTCCGTTTTGTAAGGGAATTCTATGCTCCAtttgcaaatttttttgactCCTCTTTTCGCAGGGTTTCTAGAACCCTCTTTCAACTGAAATAGCAAATTTCCGGTAGCCACAATTCTCACAACCAACCCGCCCAACCCTTTCAAAAGTTAAACTAAgacaa includes:
- the SUN41 gene encoding putative glucosidase (Cell wall glycosidase; role in biofilm formation and cell separation; possibly secreted; hypoxia, hyphal induced; caspofungin repressed; Efg1, Cph1 regulated; O-glycosylated, possible Kex2 substrate; 5'-UTR intron; Spider biofilm induced); amino-acid sequence: MRFSQATVLAFAALSLAAPAFEADNKNIKREDCDKTSFHGHHKHKRAVAYDYAYVTVTVDGNGNPITTVSPVLSIETIAKSEETSSTSTSISSTTTIVQNDSLTSDEPKTLSLPSGTIKPSSFATESQSQSQSSSTGGSGSGSTNGIEGDLAAFEDPTEEFEDGVLSCSDFPSGQGVIPLDHLGFGGWSGIENSDGSTGGNCKEGSYCSYACQSGMSKTQWPEDQPSNGVSIGGLLCKNGKLYKSSTRSNYLCEWGVKKANVVNKLSETVAICRTDYPGTENMVIPTVVGGGSTSVITVVDQSTYYTWRGGATSAQYYVNNAGVSWEDGCVWGTPGSGVGNWAPLNFGAGYANGIAYLSLIPNPNNRDSLNFKVKIVGESGSTVSGSCSYANGKFNGNSDDGCTVGVTSGEADFVLYN
- the CAN3 gene encoding Can3p (Predicted amino acid transmembrane transporter; transcript regulated by white-opaque switch; Hap43-repressed gene); the encoded protein is MVLLKEKPRTIGTDSDNSIYKDIEQSITPPSDKNEIFIDQINNDRITEYDSHGEVKRDLKARHVAMIGIGSTIGTGLFISTGHLLSQTGPVMSLISFLFVTTICFSVTQSLGEMATYIPVSGSFVQFITRWVSKSCGAANGWLYGWSWAITFGLELSIVGQVIQFWTDAIPLAAWISIFFVLLTALNLFPVKFYGEIEFWMASIKLTAVIGWIIYAFCMVCGAGKTGPVGFRYWRNGYAWGDGMIVSNNGKYAIAFINGLINAVFTFQGTELVAITAGEASPKALKSAIRKVMFRILVFYVLCMLFIGLLVPYNDPKLTEDGGFTRNSPFLIAMENSGTKVLPHIFNAVIVTTIISAGNSTVYAGSRIFYGLAESGVAPKIFLSTTKAGVPYVAVLFTAAFGALGYLVVSNDGTVVFNWLLNIAATAGLVAWGFISVSHIRFMQVLKQRGISRDTLPFKAFFMPYSAYYAAIVVFTVALIQGFTVFWDFNATDFFTAYVSLIVFVVWWIMFHFFFFGFGKQAWKWSNVLIPLEECDIDTGVRDINDIEFDVPPPKNLWQKFWLIIA